In Arcobacter lacus, one genomic interval encodes:
- the rpsU gene encoding 30S ribosomal protein S21 → MPGIKVKDNESFDEAYRRFKKQCDRNLIVTETRARRYFEPMTEIRKKQKISARKKMLKKLYMLRRYESRL, encoded by the coding sequence GTGCCAGGCATTAAAGTTAAAGATAATGAATCTTTTGACGAAGCATATAGAAGATTTAAAAAACAATGTGACAGAAACCTAATCGTTACTGAAACTAGAGCTAGAAGATATTTTGAACCAATGACTGAAATCAGAAAAAAGCAAAAAATTTCTGCTAGAAAGAAAATGTTAAAAAAACTGTATATGTTAAGAAGAT